A section of the Leptospira terpstrae serovar Hualin str. LT 11-33 = ATCC 700639 genome encodes:
- a CDS encoding tetratricopeptide repeat protein, protein MFQAIKTPNHPFLFVFFCFLSLSLFAAEPGTRTKECSLLEPGVPAEYFLSRALREQVDGFQASQRRKPEDSKLSFERSVSFLDSYHLCLKEVGKDPSALSSETQSLNYLELGSLEKAWEWSESAIGKSPEVSKDLVLLQTRIRIRQGELAKASDVLESSLHKFPNDPDFLYLLGNINFERKLWNQSILYYTALSFVIERRDNHSKYKFLTAKALGELNYKLDYPKISIKRYNEYTTAYKNDMEVLFRLAQIYFVLGDFKHCRQYLEQIREKNPRDLDASHMLAEIYFMDARDLAPTYFATLKKEKKIPKEGIVFLLDKLVSGSKTGLEAKLRTYIQENPGRLSPRVALLELAEKEKLPDYEILSADTAQYAYEYRQYLTAEKILRRGLSQITAKENAFEEKSLYYEKISSCQEMLGLWNHSILSTREALRLTKETEKSLRLRFRLAYLYLQGNLKKESLSVSVLSETIKENPNPTHYYLRGLAYFQLSKYKESVSDFSEAIKLDPKNFNYYFYRATAFDKLKQFSDTESDLKTTISLNPNASNAMNYLGYLYAEKDMNPEEANKLLNQAVSLEPDNPAFQDSLGWVLYRKKDFNRALLHLNFAASLALERGFEDPVIYEHLGDVYLAKKDPVNALQFFKLSESKLKLESNKDLVAKIKKVQKEISE, encoded by the coding sequence ATGTTTCAAGCAATTAAAACTCCAAACCATCCTTTCCTCTTTGTTTTCTTTTGTTTTCTTTCACTTTCTCTGTTTGCAGCCGAGCCAGGGACAAGAACCAAAGAATGTTCTCTGTTAGAACCTGGAGTTCCCGCAGAGTATTTCCTTTCTCGTGCCCTTCGGGAACAGGTGGATGGATTTCAGGCGAGCCAACGTCGAAAACCCGAGGATTCCAAACTTTCCTTCGAACGCTCCGTTTCCTTTTTAGATTCTTACCATCTTTGTCTGAAGGAAGTGGGAAAAGATCCAAGTGCTCTCAGTTCCGAGACCCAAAGTTTAAATTATCTAGAGCTTGGGAGTTTGGAGAAGGCTTGGGAATGGTCGGAAAGTGCCATCGGTAAATCACCGGAAGTCTCTAAAGATTTAGTCCTTTTGCAAACAAGAATTCGAATCCGACAAGGAGAACTTGCGAAAGCTTCGGATGTATTAGAATCCTCTCTACATAAGTTTCCGAATGATCCAGATTTTTTATACCTTCTTGGAAATATTAATTTTGAAAGGAAGTTATGGAACCAATCGATTTTGTATTATACGGCTTTATCCTTTGTGATCGAAAGAAGAGACAATCATTCCAAATATAAATTTTTAACAGCCAAAGCACTCGGCGAACTTAATTACAAACTAGATTACCCAAAGATATCTATCAAACGATACAATGAATATACTACCGCTTATAAAAACGATATGGAAGTTTTGTTTCGGTTGGCTCAGATTTATTTCGTGTTAGGTGACTTTAAACACTGCCGCCAATATCTTGAACAGATTCGAGAAAAAAATCCAAGAGACCTAGACGCCTCTCATATGCTTGCTGAAATTTATTTTATGGATGCAAGAGATCTTGCACCTACATATTTCGCAACGCTGAAAAAAGAAAAAAAAATTCCGAAAGAGGGGATTGTATTTTTACTCGATAAACTTGTTTCTGGATCCAAAACCGGACTCGAAGCAAAATTAAGAACATATATTCAAGAAAATCCAGGTAGGCTTTCTCCGCGCGTCGCTCTTTTGGAACTTGCAGAAAAGGAAAAACTTCCTGATTATGAAATCCTAAGTGCAGATACAGCGCAGTATGCTTATGAGTATAGACAATACCTAACTGCAGAAAAAATCCTACGCAGAGGGCTTTCTCAAATCACGGCAAAAGAAAATGCTTTTGAGGAAAAGTCTTTGTATTATGAAAAGATATCCTCTTGCCAAGAAATGCTCGGTCTTTGGAACCATTCGATCTTATCCACAAGAGAAGCACTACGGCTCACCAAAGAGACAGAAAAATCTTTGCGATTGCGTTTTCGTTTGGCTTACCTTTACCTCCAAGGCAACCTAAAGAAAGAATCACTTTCCGTTTCTGTTTTATCTGAAACGATAAAAGAAAATCCAAATCCTACTCACTATTATCTCCGAGGTTTAGCGTATTTTCAATTGTCAAAATACAAAGAAAGTGTGAGTGATTTTAGTGAAGCCATCAAACTAGATCCTAAAAATTTTAATTATTATTTTTATCGAGCTACAGCTTTTGATAAACTAAAACAGTTTAGTGATACAGAATCAGATTTAAAAACTACAATTTCTCTCAATCCCAATGCTTCCAATGCAATGAATTACTTGGGATATCTTTATGCAGAAAAAGATATGAATCCGGAGGAAGCAAATAAACTTCTTAACCAAGCAGTATCTTTAGAACCGGACAATCCTGCTTTCCAGGATAGTTTGGGTTGGGTGTTGTATAGAAAAAAAGATTTTAATCGTGCCTTACTCCACTTAAACTTTGCCGCCTCCCTAGCTTTGGAGAGAGGATTCGAAGATCCAGTGATCTATGAACATTTGGGTGATGTGTATTTGGCTAAAAAGGATCCAGTAAATGCTTTGCAGTTTTTTAAACTATCCGAATCCAAGTTAAAATTAGAGTCTAACAAAGACTTAGTGGCAAAAATTAAAAAAGTGCAAAAGGAAATTTCTGAATGA
- a CDS encoding CapA family protein, which translates to MYMFRLYFLLILFFPLFVFSVDLPESAEPQLELPINDLYHFRTETGENIQYPKSTKLWFGGDVMFNWGVRDSMRSEDPYFPFRSFSSFLKTFDYRFLNLETPILHKAPSVDQRKSYVFFGERRDLTVLRLLGIDGVFLGNNHTMDFGENGLFDTLELLDEFGIRHTGAGKDTDEALVPITVTKQNTDYRIFSFSDTGETRLFSGPKAPGAAYFRVGTAERIIKKTKPGQVNILSVHWGVEYNPFPMDTERNAAKYLIGAGYKVIIGHHPHVPQGIEVFPKGVVIYSLGNFFFGSKNQYLKHNISVVIHFEGDKLLFVEVIPVFGKHQALPGDHYFFPLGPKEAENFLKEYSILCKQLGTELVISGGRGYVFLDKELKAKLKP; encoded by the coding sequence ATGTATATGTTTCGTTTGTATTTTTTATTGATTCTGTTTTTTCCGCTATTTGTATTTTCAGTGGACTTGCCAGAATCTGCGGAACCACAATTAGAGTTACCGATAAATGATCTTTACCATTTTCGGACAGAAACAGGGGAAAACATCCAATATCCAAAGTCCACAAAACTCTGGTTTGGTGGGGATGTGATGTTCAACTGGGGAGTTAGGGATTCCATGCGGTCGGAGGATCCCTACTTTCCTTTTCGCAGTTTTTCTAGTTTTCTAAAAACTTTTGATTATCGTTTCTTAAATTTAGAAACACCCATCTTACATAAAGCCCCATCCGTAGACCAAAGAAAGTCCTATGTGTTTTTCGGAGAAAGAAGGGACCTTACGGTTCTTAGACTTCTCGGTATCGATGGGGTGTTTCTTGGAAACAATCATACTATGGACTTTGGAGAGAACGGTCTTTTTGATACATTGGAGCTTTTGGATGAGTTTGGTATCCGTCATACAGGTGCAGGAAAGGATACAGACGAGGCTTTAGTTCCCATCACAGTCACCAAACAAAACACAGACTACCGCATCTTTTCTTTTTCTGATACGGGAGAAACCAGGCTTTTTTCAGGACCAAAGGCTCCCGGAGCCGCATACTTTCGAGTAGGGACTGCAGAACGGATCATTAAAAAAACAAAGCCAGGCCAGGTAAATATTTTATCCGTTCATTGGGGTGTGGAATACAATCCGTTTCCGATGGATACGGAACGAAATGCCGCTAAATACTTGATAGGTGCAGGATACAAAGTGATCATTGGCCACCATCCACATGTTCCTCAAGGAATTGAAGTGTTCCCTAAGGGAGTTGTCATTTATTCTTTGGGAAACTTTTTTTTCGGATCCAAAAATCAATACTTAAAACACAACATTTCTGTGGTTATACATTTTGAAGGTGATAAGCTTTTGTTTGTGGAAGTGATTCCTGTATTTGGAAAACACCAAGCTCTTCCAGGAGATCATTATTTTTTTCCTTTGGGGCCAAAAGAGGCAGAGAATTTTTTAAAAGAATATTCTATTCTTTGTAAACAATTGGGAACAGAACTTGTGATTTCAGGGGGAAGGGGTTACGTCTTTTTAGATAAGGAACTAAAAGCCAAACTAAAACCGTAA
- the rpsF gene encoding 30S ribosomal protein S6: MRNYEITNILREGNVEETKSAVKDLLSKYNFTIQGEEDWGSKRLWHPVGQDEQGHFTLIKCSGSPTEVSKIEHEFKLNVNILKTLVIRANG, encoded by the coding sequence ATGAGAAACTACGAAATCACGAATATTCTTCGTGAAGGTAATGTAGAAGAGACGAAGTCTGCAGTCAAAGACTTACTCTCCAAATACAACTTCACGATCCAAGGCGAAGAGGATTGGGGTTCTAAAAGACTCTGGCATCCCGTTGGACAAGACGAACAAGGCCACTTCACACTCATCAAGTGTTCCGGATCCCCTACAGAAGTATCTAAGATCGAACATGAGTTTAAACTCAATGTAAACATCTTAAAAACCCTAGTAATCAGGGCCAATGGCTAA
- a CDS encoding single-stranded DNA-binding protein: MANDLNKVLLIGRMTRDPEFKSVNGSSVVNFSIANNRVYVTNGEKKEETHYFDCVAWGRLADILKQYAGKGKQVAIEGRLQQQSWETPEGKKATKIRVYVESAQLLGGQGQGGGSGDRSDSSTSYDSGVSSGYDDYPAGDDDIPF; this comes from the coding sequence ATGGCTAACGATCTAAACAAAGTACTACTCATCGGTCGAATGACCCGTGATCCGGAATTTAAATCGGTGAACGGAAGTTCTGTTGTCAATTTCTCAATTGCAAATAACAGAGTTTATGTGACTAACGGTGAAAAGAAAGAGGAAACTCATTATTTTGACTGTGTTGCATGGGGCCGACTTGCTGACATATTAAAACAATATGCTGGCAAAGGGAAACAAGTAGCGATTGAAGGCAGACTGCAACAACAGTCCTGGGAAACTCCCGAAGGTAAAAAAGCTACCAAAATCCGAGTCTATGTCGAATCCGCACAATTACTGGGCGGCCAAGGACAAGGTGGTGGATCGGGTGACCGTTCAGACAGTTCAACTTCTTATGATTCCGGCGTAAGTAGTGGTTATGATGATTATCCAGCCGGTGATGACGACATTCCTTTTTGA
- the rpsR gene encoding 30S ribosomal protein S18 produces the protein MDGLEDDEKGGFRGKDGEGKFGRKNAKYKKKVCKFCADKALLAGLDYKRVDILERFVTNRGKIIPRRITGTCGKHQRALAREIRKSRSIGLLPFKVL, from the coding sequence ATGGACGGGTTGGAAGACGACGAAAAAGGCGGTTTCCGTGGTAAAGACGGAGAAGGCAAATTCGGTCGTAAAAACGCAAAATATAAAAAGAAAGTATGTAAGTTCTGCGCTGACAAAGCCTTACTTGCAGGACTTGATTACAAACGAGTAGACATCTTAGAAAGATTTGTTACCAACCGTGGTAAAATCATTCCAAGAAGAATTACTGGGACTTGTGGCAAACACCAAAGAGCACTAGCTCGTGAAATCAGAAAATCCAGATCTATCGGCTTATTGCCGTTTAAAGTTCTGTAG
- the rplI gene encoding 50S ribosomal protein L9: protein MKVVLQKDVLNLGDAGDVKEVADGYARNFLIPRRFAVRANDGNTKAAVHQKRLAELKRDKRVKVMKELSASIEGKTYEIKVKVGENDKLFGSVTANDIALAIKNAGVELDKRKLDLGEPLKAVGEYKIKVRLAEGVVPQIIVKVVGQA from the coding sequence ATGAAAGTTGTATTGCAAAAAGATGTATTGAATCTTGGTGATGCTGGTGATGTGAAAGAAGTTGCTGATGGTTATGCACGTAACTTCCTCATTCCTAGAAGATTTGCAGTCCGTGCAAATGATGGAAACACAAAAGCTGCAGTCCACCAAAAGAGACTTGCTGAACTGAAACGCGACAAACGTGTGAAGGTGATGAAAGAACTTTCTGCTTCTATCGAAGGTAAAACTTACGAGATAAAAGTGAAAGTGGGTGAGAACGACAAACTTTTCGGATCTGTAACAGCGAATGATATTGCACTCGCAATCAAAAACGCTGGAGTAGAGCTCGACAAACGCAAACTAGATTTAGGTGAGCCGCTAAAAGCAGTGGGCGAATATAAAATTAAAGTTCGTTTGGCTGAAGGTGTTGTTCCACAAATCATAGTGAAAGTCGTCGGCCAAGCATAG
- the dnaB gene encoding replicative DNA helicase: MNSNPLQEIESEKNLIGYLLMRGVAGQEDLGLSPDDFYMDSHRRIFEAVTDLISEGISIDLVTVTNQMREKHLFKDESRDLEYITSLYKDTVPFQPLDYYVRRVKRVSDRRKYVEALNQAIDKVKIEPGENDSVFSLVEQSLMDISRQERSKGLRKVKDDANALIDYIKNVVAASQNGTGGINGLKTHFTGLDMATTGLKSHELMILAARPGNGKTTFALNIAANAALKERKTVVIFSLEMSRIELLLKLISADARIDSYALKAGTLTSAQMTQLKDSIGNITSASLYIDDSGYLTIQEFSARLRQLRTTEEVGLVIVDYLQLMSDPKAAMGGRQQEVANISRGLKQMAREVGCPIIALSQMNRSIENRSKDQRPQLSDLRESGAIEQDADIVCFIYREEMVKPPEELDPNKRGMAEIIIAKNRAGATADFPLMFNPKISRFDNVPL; this comes from the coding sequence ATGAATTCTAACCCCCTTCAGGAGATAGAGTCTGAGAAGAACTTAATCGGTTATTTACTCATGAGAGGGGTAGCCGGGCAGGAAGACTTAGGTCTAAGCCCGGATGATTTCTACATGGACAGCCACAGAAGAATTTTTGAGGCTGTCACAGATCTCATCAGTGAAGGGATTTCCATTGACTTGGTAACTGTCACAAACCAGATGCGGGAAAAACATCTTTTTAAAGATGAATCTCGCGACTTGGAATACATTACTTCCCTCTACAAAGATACAGTTCCCTTTCAACCACTAGACTATTATGTTCGGCGAGTGAAACGTGTTTCGGATCGTCGTAAGTACGTCGAAGCACTAAACCAGGCCATTGACAAAGTAAAAATTGAGCCTGGAGAAAACGATTCTGTATTCAGTCTCGTAGAACAGTCGCTTATGGATATTTCTCGCCAAGAGAGATCCAAAGGTTTACGAAAAGTAAAAGATGATGCCAATGCCCTGATTGATTATATCAAAAATGTGGTGGCGGCAAGCCAAAACGGAACCGGTGGAATCAATGGATTAAAAACTCATTTCACTGGTCTTGATATGGCAACGACTGGTCTTAAGTCACACGAACTTATGATCCTTGCTGCTCGTCCTGGAAATGGAAAAACAACATTTGCCTTAAACATTGCTGCCAATGCGGCTTTGAAAGAGCGTAAAACGGTGGTTATCTTTTCACTCGAGATGAGCCGGATTGAACTCCTCCTCAAACTCATCAGTGCGGATGCAAGGATTGATTCTTACGCACTCAAAGCGGGAACTCTTACTTCTGCACAAATGACGCAACTAAAGGACAGTATTGGAAACATTACTTCCGCAAGTCTTTACATCGATGATTCTGGGTATTTGACCATCCAAGAATTTTCGGCAAGACTACGCCAACTTCGAACAACTGAAGAAGTGGGGCTTGTGATTGTAGATTATTTACAACTTATGAGTGATCCAAAGGCGGCTATGGGGGGAAGGCAACAAGAGGTTGCCAATATTTCTAGGGGACTCAAACAAATGGCAAGGGAAGTGGGTTGTCCCATCATCGCTTTATCGCAGATGAACCGTTCCATTGAAAACCGCTCCAAAGACCAAAGGCCACAACTTTCCGACTTACGGGAGTCAGGTGCCATTGAGCAGGATGCGGATATTGTATGTTTTATATATCGAGAGGAAATGGTGAAACCTCCCGAAGAGCTAGACCCGAACAAACGGGGAATGGCTGAGATCATCATCGCCAAAAACAGAGCGGGTGCTACGGCCGATTTTCCATTGATGTTCAATCCGAAGATCAGCCGTTTCGACAACGTTCCATTATAA
- the aspS gene encoding aspartate--tRNA ligase — MNQWVTSEYKNRISATSVSDASVGKTLFLSGWAFRYRDQGGVIFIDLRDRSGILQIVARKEILGEDFTKVEKIRSEFVIAVKGKLSLRDAESVNPKMETGKYELIAESVEILNTSKTPPFTLDEFDPSGEEIRLKYRYLDMRREELRDRLVLRHKLTFALREYLDSKSFLEIETPILNKSTPEGARDFLVPSRLNAGEFYALPQSPQLFKQILMIGGMERYFQIVKCFRDEDLRADRQPEFTQLDMEFSFVTEDDIRTEIEAMWAYALKKVFNLEVSAPFMTMPYHVAMEEYGSDKPDIRFGMKLVNVSEIVKDADFQVFSAAVSGGGVVKAICVPGGSVISRKEIEDLTAWLSRDFRAKGLAYMKHGANGLESTITKRFTPEALAAIAKAVGSKEGDMVFFGADSSKIVNASLGALRLKLSEKYDPPKVPYSFHWVVDFPMFELDETTKTWTFLHHPFTSPKEEDFDKLRDWKAGKSVDLSSIGAKAYDLVLNGTEIGGGSIRIHNPEIQSLVLEAIGIGEEDAKSKFGFLLDALSFGAPPHGGIAFGVDRIMMLLTGGTSIRDVIAFPKTQKGTCMMSEAPGPVEAKQLEELKLRVVTI, encoded by the coding sequence TTGAATCAGTGGGTCACGTCAGAATATAAAAATAGAATTAGCGCAACAAGTGTATCGGATGCATCTGTCGGTAAAACTTTATTCCTATCTGGATGGGCATTCCGTTACCGCGACCAAGGGGGAGTGATCTTTATCGATCTTCGTGATCGTTCAGGAATTTTACAAATCGTTGCACGTAAAGAAATCCTTGGTGAAGACTTCACAAAAGTAGAAAAAATTCGTTCTGAGTTTGTGATTGCCGTAAAAGGAAAACTTTCCCTTCGCGATGCCGAATCAGTAAATCCTAAAATGGAAACCGGCAAATACGAACTTATAGCTGAATCTGTAGAAATTTTAAATACATCCAAAACTCCTCCTTTTACTTTAGATGAGTTTGATCCTTCTGGGGAAGAAATTCGTTTGAAGTATCGTTATCTGGACATGCGTAGAGAAGAACTTCGGGATCGTTTGGTTTTACGTCACAAACTAACCTTTGCTCTTCGTGAGTATTTGGACAGTAAATCCTTTTTAGAGATTGAAACTCCTATTTTAAATAAATCAACTCCCGAAGGTGCTAGAGATTTTCTTGTTCCGTCTAGGTTGAATGCTGGTGAGTTTTATGCTCTACCACAATCCCCACAACTTTTCAAACAAATTCTAATGATTGGGGGAATGGAACGTTACTTCCAAATTGTAAAATGTTTTCGGGATGAAGACCTTCGTGCCGACCGCCAACCTGAGTTTACACAACTCGATATGGAGTTTTCTTTTGTCACCGAAGACGATATTCGTACTGAAATTGAAGCCATGTGGGCTTATGCCTTAAAAAAAGTTTTTAACTTAGAAGTCAGTGCTCCTTTTATGACTATGCCTTACCATGTGGCCATGGAAGAATACGGTTCGGACAAACCAGACATTCGTTTTGGAATGAAACTGGTCAATGTTTCGGAAATTGTCAAAGACGCAGACTTCCAAGTTTTCAGTGCTGCAGTTTCTGGTGGTGGGGTAGTCAAAGCCATTTGTGTTCCTGGTGGTTCTGTCATTTCTCGTAAAGAAATTGAAGACTTAACTGCTTGGCTTTCGCGAGACTTCCGAGCCAAAGGCCTTGCCTATATGAAACATGGGGCAAACGGACTTGAGTCCACCATCACGAAACGTTTCACTCCAGAGGCACTTGCGGCCATTGCAAAAGCAGTTGGTTCCAAAGAAGGGGATATGGTTTTCTTTGGAGCGGACTCTTCTAAAATAGTGAATGCATCACTTGGGGCATTACGTTTGAAATTATCTGAAAAATATGATCCACCTAAGGTACCTTATAGTTTCCACTGGGTAGTGGATTTTCCAATGTTTGAATTGGATGAAACTACCAAAACTTGGACCTTCCTCCACCATCCTTTCACTTCCCCTAAAGAGGAAGACTTTGACAAACTTAGAGATTGGAAAGCTGGGAAATCAGTTGACCTTTCTTCGATTGGTGCTAAAGCTTATGATCTAGTTTTGAATGGAACAGAAATTGGCGGTGGTTCGATCCGGATTCACAATCCAGAAATCCAAAGCCTGGTTTTGGAAGCGATTGGAATTGGGGAAGAAGATGCAAAATCCAAATTTGGATTTTTACTGGATGCCCTTTCCTTTGGAGCGCCACCTCATGGGGGGATTGCTTTTGGTGTGGATCGGATTATGATGTTACTCACAGGGGGAACTTCCATTCGTGATGTCATTGCTTTCCCAAAAACTCAAAAAGGAACTTGTATGATGAGTGAAGCACCAGGTCCAGTCGAAGCAAAACAACTAGAAGAACTAAAACTCAGGGTAGTCACTATCTAA
- a CDS encoding PhoH family protein, with amino-acid sequence MDESFTFQEESLYQTVCGIGDSKLPLWESRLNVKLIPRGKSLIIQGSEDQVQVALGTFQKVEENFKRRPDKSEYSFFDIDYLVNKVKDSSGGWPTPGSSDFQKEGETWTPRDKIFVTFKGKPIFPRTKNQESFVDSLHKNYITIAMGPAGTGKTFLSIATACRMMQTGEVDRLILTRPAVEAGENLGFLPGDLTQKVNPYLRPIYDALHECIGFEKTTEYLQVGKIEIAPIAFMRGRTLSHSFIILDEAQNCTLPQLKMFLTRFGKNSKMAISGDATQIDLAHGRSGLEKTVYTLRNLNGIETIFFGREDITRHPIVESIVRRFEENESLFSKKP; translated from the coding sequence ATGGATGAAAGTTTTACATTTCAGGAAGAGTCCCTCTACCAAACGGTATGTGGGATTGGAGACAGCAAACTCCCGTTATGGGAAAGTCGACTCAATGTAAAACTCATCCCTAGAGGTAAATCTCTTATCATTCAAGGTAGCGAAGACCAAGTTCAGGTTGCTTTGGGTACCTTCCAGAAAGTGGAAGAAAATTTCAAACGGAGACCAGATAAGTCTGAATATTCTTTTTTTGATATTGATTACTTAGTGAATAAAGTAAAGGACTCAAGTGGCGGTTGGCCCACTCCTGGTTCTTCTGATTTCCAAAAGGAAGGAGAAACTTGGACTCCCCGAGATAAAATTTTTGTTACCTTCAAAGGAAAACCTATTTTCCCAAGAACCAAAAACCAGGAAAGTTTTGTCGATAGCCTTCATAAAAACTACATCACCATCGCTATGGGTCCTGCAGGAACTGGTAAAACTTTTTTATCGATCGCCACGGCCTGTCGAATGATGCAAACAGGGGAAGTGGATAGACTCATTCTCACAAGGCCTGCAGTAGAAGCAGGCGAGAATTTGGGATTTTTACCCGGTGACTTAACACAAAAAGTAAATCCATACCTTCGTCCCATCTATGACGCATTACACGAATGTATTGGTTTTGAAAAAACCACAGAATATTTACAAGTGGGTAAAATTGAAATTGCTCCCATTGCCTTTATGAGAGGAAGGACACTTTCTCATTCCTTTATCATTTTAGATGAAGCGCAAAACTGTACCTTACCTCAATTAAAAATGTTTCTCACTCGGTTTGGAAAAAATTCAAAAATGGCAATTTCTGGGGATGCCACACAAATTGACTTGGCCCATGGCCGGTCGGGACTGGAAAAAACAGTGTATACCCTTCGCAATCTAAATGGGATTGAAACGATTTTTTTTGGCAGAGAAGATATCACACGCCACCCCATCGTCGAATCTATTGTCAGACGATTCGAAGAGAACGAAAGTTTATTCTCTAAAAAACCATGA